From a single Photobacterium gaetbulicola Gung47 genomic region:
- a CDS encoding putative transporter (COG0471), with product MRQYLRVIIPVLIPLIILMLPASAFPVEGLTVVQQRVIAIFLLAALCWVLEPIPIYATSVVIIVLELMLLSDKGLYLFRGAEGQPHFGELLNYSDIMATFASPIIMLFLGGFFLAMAATKYRLDVNLARVLLRPFGTQPKYVMFGLMLITAIFSMFMSNTATTAMMLSILAPVIALFGAKDPGKIAFALCIPVAANIGGIGTPIGTPPNAIALKYLTGDNMITFGEWMFFGVPFVAVMLVFAWVLINALYPAKQEKIELTIKGKFLMTPKAITVYVTFALTIILWLMGSAHGMNSYTVALIPVAVFSLTGIINKEDLKKISWDVLWLVSGGIALGLALDQTGLARLMVHSIPFDSFSPYIVLGGSALLCLVMANFMSHTATANLLMPIMAALGTSMVSLVPLGGEITLILVVTFAASLGMSLPISTPPNALAHATGHVQSNQMARVGVIIGVVGVVLSFAMIWLLHLIDHI from the coding sequence ATGCGTCAATATCTAAGGGTGATCATACCCGTTCTCATTCCACTCATCATTCTGATGCTGCCGGCATCAGCGTTTCCTGTCGAAGGACTAACCGTTGTACAGCAGCGTGTTATTGCGATCTTCTTGCTAGCAGCCTTATGCTGGGTGCTGGAGCCGATCCCGATTTATGCCACCTCGGTGGTGATAATTGTGCTGGAGCTTATGTTGCTCTCCGACAAAGGGCTGTATTTGTTCCGGGGCGCTGAAGGACAGCCGCATTTTGGTGAGCTACTGAACTACAGTGATATTATGGCAACCTTTGCCAGCCCGATCATTATGCTGTTCCTCGGTGGTTTCTTCCTAGCCATGGCTGCCACCAAATACCGCCTCGATGTCAACTTGGCCCGGGTGTTGCTAAGGCCTTTCGGTACCCAGCCTAAGTACGTCATGTTTGGCCTGATGCTGATCACTGCCATTTTCTCCATGTTTATGTCGAATACGGCGACCACGGCCATGATGCTGTCGATTCTGGCCCCAGTGATAGCCCTGTTTGGCGCCAAGGACCCGGGCAAAATCGCCTTTGCTCTGTGTATCCCGGTAGCTGCCAACATCGGTGGTATCGGTACTCCAATCGGTACCCCGCCCAATGCGATTGCCTTGAAGTACCTGACTGGCGACAACATGATCACCTTCGGTGAGTGGATGTTCTTCGGTGTGCCGTTTGTTGCGGTGATGCTGGTTTTTGCCTGGGTGCTGATCAATGCGCTTTACCCGGCCAAACAGGAAAAAATCGAGCTGACCATCAAAGGGAAGTTCTTGATGACACCGAAGGCGATCACAGTTTACGTGACTTTCGCCCTGACGATCATTTTATGGTTGATGGGATCGGCCCACGGCATGAACTCATATACCGTTGCCCTGATCCCGGTGGCGGTGTTCTCGCTAACCGGTATTATCAACAAGGAAGATCTTAAAAAGATCTCGTGGGATGTGCTGTGGCTGGTCTCGGGGGGGATTGCCCTCGGCTTGGCGCTGGATCAGACCGGACTGGCCAGACTGATGGTGCACAGCATCCCGTTCGATAGTTTCTCGCCATACATCGTCCTTGGTGGCTCGGCGCTGCTGTGTCTGGTCATGGCTAACTTCATGTCGCACACCGCAACGGCCAACTTGCTGATGCCGATCATGGCGGCATTGGGTACCTCCATGGTCTCGCTGGTTCCGCTTGGCGGTGAGATCACCCTGATTTTGGTGGTCACTTTCGCAGCCTCGCTGGGGATGTCCTTGCCAATCAGTACCCCGCCGAATGCCCTGGCGCATGCCACTGGTCATGTCCAGAGTAACCAGATGGCCCGTGTAGGGGTGATCATCGGGGTTGTCGGTGTGGTGCTGAGCTTTGCCATGATTTGGCTTCTTCACCTGATTGACCATATCTAA
- a CDS encoding MATE efflux family protein (COG0534) gives MPRQSQSHQEANISRQIPKKEAKFVTGSPMKHIVVMSSTGAVGLMALFLVDLLDMFFISLLGEVELAAAIGFAGTLVFFTTSASIGTSIAMGALVSRSLGANQPEQARVMTINIMIFAVIFSAVLVFFMLSNLQALLAMIGAKGKVAEAATDYLTILMPSAPVVAVSMAAGAALRGVGDARRSMYATIIGGGVNAVFDPLLIFGFSMGVEGAAAASVLARVAVMIFSIHAVIIHHDLLARPRLGAFFSSVLPVSAIAFPAILTNTATPIGNAIVTSNIAQFGESFVAGYAVIGRIMPVCFALVFSLSGAIGPIIGQNFGAGRWDRILRSLSDALKFVTGYCVAVSILLWLVQDWLVAIFSLEAEAASLISVFCTYIAITFIFNGAMFVANAAFNNLNRPTWSTMLNMGKATLGTIPFVWIGGNLGGAAGVLIGQAAGTIVFGIVSGLLVVSQVRKMAIEHEQQEAEPEILEPSVPLTPFCSSRTYMGHEDVIEESLASDTKA, from the coding sequence GTGCCTAGACAAAGCCAATCCCATCAAGAAGCGAACATATCACGACAAATACCCAAAAAAGAGGCCAAGTTTGTCACCGGATCACCAATGAAGCATATTGTGGTGATGTCTAGTACCGGTGCCGTTGGCCTGATGGCCCTGTTTCTGGTGGATCTGCTCGATATGTTTTTCATCAGCTTGCTGGGAGAAGTCGAATTAGCTGCGGCGATTGGTTTTGCTGGGACACTGGTGTTTTTTACGACTTCCGCATCTATCGGTACGTCTATTGCTATGGGGGCGCTGGTGTCGCGTTCGCTGGGGGCCAACCAGCCTGAGCAGGCTCGGGTGATGACAATAAACATCATGATTTTTGCCGTTATTTTCAGCGCGGTGCTGGTGTTCTTTATGCTTAGCAACCTGCAAGCGCTGTTGGCAATGATAGGAGCCAAGGGGAAGGTTGCCGAGGCGGCGACTGATTATCTTACGATACTGATGCCCAGTGCGCCGGTGGTAGCGGTGTCGATGGCCGCTGGTGCGGCACTCAGAGGAGTCGGGGATGCCCGGCGTTCGATGTATGCCACGATCATCGGGGGAGGGGTCAATGCGGTGTTTGATCCCCTGCTCATCTTTGGCTTCTCAATGGGCGTTGAAGGGGCTGCTGCGGCCTCTGTGTTAGCGCGGGTGGCTGTGATGATATTCTCGATCCATGCTGTGATTATCCACCATGATTTGCTTGCCCGCCCGCGGCTCGGCGCTTTTTTTTCTTCGGTACTCCCGGTCTCAGCGATTGCCTTTCCGGCAATCCTAACCAATACCGCCACACCGATCGGCAACGCTATCGTTACCAGCAATATCGCCCAGTTTGGTGAGAGTTTTGTTGCGGGCTATGCGGTAATTGGCCGGATTATGCCGGTTTGCTTTGCTCTGGTTTTTTCGTTATCCGGGGCTATCGGCCCTATCATCGGGCAAAACTTTGGCGCCGGCCGCTGGGATCGCATCCTGCGCTCGCTGTCCGATGCGCTTAAGTTCGTGACGGGATATTGTGTCGCGGTCTCTATCCTGCTTTGGCTGGTGCAGGATTGGTTGGTTGCTATCTTCAGTCTGGAAGCGGAAGCTGCAAGTCTGATCTCGGTATTTTGTACCTACATCGCCATTACGTTTATCTTCAATGGTGCGATGTTCGTCGCCAATGCCGCTTTTAACAACCTCAATCGCCCGACCTGGTCGACCATGCTCAATATGGGCAAGGCGACCTTGGGGACGATTCCGTTTGTCTGGATCGGGGGGAACCTTGGCGGGGCGGCTGGGGTGCTGATTGGACAGGCGGCAGGTACGATTGTATTTGGGATCGTCAGCGGCCTGCTGGTGGTCAGCCAGGTCCGAAAAATGGCTATCGAACATGAGCAGCAGGAGGCAGAGCCGGAAATACTAGAGCCGAGTGTGCCACTGACCCCGTTCTGTTCGTCACGGACCTATATGGGACATGAAGATGTCATAGAGGAGAGCTTGGCGAGCGATACCAAGGCCTGA
- a CDS encoding putative inosine monophosphate dehydrogenase-related protein (COG0517) → MESLKVKDYMNVRPVTFEPKMSLSKALDKLLSSKQIGGPVVNETHHVVGFLSEQDMIHKLLKVGYYCQDTHTVEECMRPDVLTVSPEDSIIELADIMAGQKPKIYPVVDNGRLVGVITRRDVLTAISNQIVDCFKHPV, encoded by the coding sequence ATGGAGTCGTTGAAGGTGAAGGATTATATGAATGTACGTCCGGTGACATTCGAACCCAAAATGTCTCTTTCTAAGGCACTGGACAAACTGCTATCGTCAAAACAAATTGGTGGTCCGGTTGTTAATGAGACCCATCATGTCGTGGGCTTCCTTTCCGAGCAGGATATGATCCACAAGCTACTCAAGGTAGGGTATTACTGCCAGGACACGCACACGGTTGAAGAATGCATGCGGCCAGATGTGCTGACCGTGTCGCCTGAGGATTCAATTATCGAATTGGCCGACATCATGGCCGGGCAGAAGCCGAAAATCTATCCGGTTGTCGACAATGGCCGTCTGGTTGGGGTGATCACAAGGCGCGATGTGCTGACAGCCATAAGTAACCAAATCGTAGATTGTTTCAAGCATCCGGTTTAG
- a CDS encoding putative response regulator (COG0642) translates to MNNFAIVCLDDDPLVVEKLNRDLADFASLFDIYNAYSITEANEILDDIATNNQRVAMVICDNELGEDKGVNFLVSLDQYPASKQARSVLLNDMPQLDAIMQAVNEGRLHYCLTKPWNSQELKQVMLKELTQFVLKHPDEDWLKYSQLLDHRRILNAHIERQMSRFRSGFIQHSHSLDDTSLAKQVIDALHDFFASKDETRACRSYSADHILTQEGEPNNFLWFITSGEVALYKKDEHGCRHEVVRAGPGHLVGGMSFISGESSFSTGVTLCATDVIKLDRALFNKVMNSRSELLPLFTNLLLRNFNRRLKGSIQTEMRLQQTLKSLDEAYHQLVEKEKMAMLGQLVAGVAHELNNPVSAILRGSDTLQQTIGYITKTALSHENQDRGNDIMHQAMRSRPLSTSVARQRAKRLTGSLGDRQLARKVVQMGIDDDSHLQEWLLPQKNNLPQVLAEWENYYQMGNFLRSINVCAQRIADLVKSLKSYARQDDESIHFVDIHEGLEDTLVIFDNKLKRHHVIKEYSPLPPIQCQPIALQQVWTNLISNALDAIDEPGEIKVITRQVTMEQAGQQAIEVIVEDNGKGIPPEQQEKVFELNFTTKREGNFGLGIGLSVCQQIIHQHNGSIRVESEPGLFTRMIVTLPLDEAAKESL, encoded by the coding sequence GTGAATAATTTTGCGATTGTCTGTCTGGATGACGATCCCCTTGTAGTTGAAAAGCTCAATCGAGATTTGGCAGATTTTGCCTCTCTTTTTGACATCTACAATGCCTATAGCATTACAGAAGCCAATGAGATCCTTGATGATATTGCGACTAACAACCAGCGAGTCGCCATGGTGATCTGTGACAATGAGCTGGGCGAGGACAAGGGGGTCAATTTTCTGGTCTCTCTCGATCAGTACCCTGCCAGCAAACAGGCACGCTCGGTGCTGCTCAATGACATGCCACAGCTTGATGCCATCATGCAGGCAGTGAACGAGGGCCGCCTGCACTATTGCCTCACCAAACCCTGGAATTCGCAAGAACTCAAGCAAGTGATGCTCAAGGAGCTGACGCAATTTGTCTTGAAACATCCCGATGAAGACTGGCTCAAGTACAGCCAATTGCTTGATCACCGCCGGATCCTCAATGCCCATATCGAACGCCAAATGTCACGCTTCCGGTCGGGGTTTATCCAGCATAGCCATAGCCTTGACGACACCAGCCTGGCCAAACAGGTGATTGATGCCCTGCACGATTTTTTCGCCAGCAAAGACGAAACCCGCGCCTGCCGCAGCTACAGTGCCGACCATATCCTAACCCAGGAGGGCGAGCCGAATAACTTCCTCTGGTTCATCACCAGCGGCGAGGTTGCCCTGTACAAAAAAGATGAACATGGCTGTCGTCATGAGGTCGTCAGGGCCGGCCCCGGCCATCTCGTTGGCGGTATGTCATTTATTTCCGGCGAAAGCTCCTTCTCTACCGGTGTGACCTTGTGCGCTACCGACGTGATCAAGCTCGACCGGGCGCTGTTCAACAAGGTGATGAACTCCCGCAGCGAGCTGCTGCCTCTTTTCACCAACCTCCTGCTGCGTAACTTCAACCGCCGCCTCAAAGGAAGTATCCAAACCGAAATGCGACTGCAGCAGACCTTGAAGTCACTCGATGAGGCTTACCATCAGCTGGTCGAAAAGGAGAAGATGGCGATGTTGGGCCAGTTGGTGGCAGGCGTGGCCCATGAGCTCAACAACCCGGTATCGGCGATCCTCAGGGGCAGTGATACCCTCCAGCAGACCATTGGCTATATTACCAAAACCGCGTTGAGCCATGAAAACCAAGACCGCGGCAATGACATTATGCATCAGGCGATGCGGTCACGACCATTGTCCACGTCGGTGGCCCGCCAGCGGGCCAAGCGGCTCACCGGTTCACTCGGCGACAGGCAGTTAGCCCGCAAAGTCGTTCAGATGGGGATAGATGACGATAGCCACCTTCAGGAATGGTTGCTCCCGCAAAAGAACAACCTGCCGCAGGTGTTGGCCGAATGGGAGAATTACTACCAGATGGGTAACTTCCTGCGCTCAATCAATGTCTGTGCCCAGCGAATAGCGGATCTGGTCAAAAGCCTGAAAAGTTATGCCCGGCAAGATGATGAGTCGATACACTTTGTCGATATCCATGAAGGATTGGAAGATACGCTGGTGATCTTCGATAACAAGCTCAAGCGACACCACGTTATCAAAGAATACAGCCCGCTACCGCCAATACAGTGCCAGCCTATCGCCCTGCAGCAAGTGTGGACCAACCTGATTTCCAATGCCCTCGACGCCATCGACGAGCCCGGAGAAATCAAAGTCATCACCCGGCAGGTAACCATGGAGCAGGCCGGCCAGCAAGCTATTGAAGTTATTGTCGAGGACAACGGCAAGGGAATTCCGCCAGAGCAGCAGGAAAAAGTCTTTGAACTAAATTTTACCACCAAGCGAGAAGGAAACTTCGGCCTTGGCATTGGATTGTCTGTCTGCCAGCAGATCATCCACCAACACAATGGCAGTATCAGGGTCGAATCCGAACCTGGATTGTTTACCAGAATGATAGTCACGTTGCCTTTGGATGAGGCAGCTAAGGAGAGCCTATGA
- a CDS encoding putative response regulator (COG3437) — MNKYLILCVDDEREVLDSVLNDLRALEEYFVIEAAESVDEAKEVLADAVADHMPLALILCDHIMPGETGIDFLIELKHQEESSNARKVLLTGQAGLEETVQAVNNASLDYYIAKPWNGDQLKQIVIDQLTTFVIDNESEAELMAWMQILDTNRIMEALSHRRLSLSDI; from the coding sequence ATGAACAAGTACCTGATCCTTTGCGTTGATGATGAGCGGGAAGTGCTCGATAGCGTGCTTAATGATCTACGTGCGCTGGAAGAATATTTTGTTATCGAAGCCGCTGAGTCGGTTGATGAAGCCAAAGAAGTGCTCGCTGATGCTGTTGCTGACCACATGCCGCTGGCACTAATCCTGTGTGATCACATCATGCCCGGCGAAACCGGCATCGATTTCCTGATCGAGCTCAAGCACCAGGAAGAATCCAGCAACGCTCGCAAAGTATTGCTTACTGGTCAGGCCGGCCTCGAGGAAACTGTTCAGGCTGTAAACAATGCCAGCCTGGATTATTACATCGCCAAGCCATGGAACGGAGACCAGCTCAAACAGATCGTGATCGACCAGCTGACCACCTTCGTGATCGACAACGAATCTGAGGCCGAGCTGATGGCATGGATGCAGATCCTCGACACCAACCGGATCATGGAAGCGCTGAGCCACCGTCGGTTATCGCTATCAGACATATAA
- a CDS encoding D-lactate dehydrogenase (COG1052) → MKVAVFSTKKYDQNSFELINQHYNHHLDFYDFRLTPQTVKIVQGYDAVCAFVNDDLSRPVLEALAANQVKLIAMRCAGYDKVDLEAAKSLGIQVVRVPAYSPEAIAEHTLGLMLSLNRRIHRAYQRTRDANFSLEGLTGFNFHGKTVGVIGTGKIGIATIRILKGLGMNILAYDPYHNPVAIELGVEYTNLDEIYRQADVITLHCPMTDENYHMLNAEAFGKMRDGVMIINTSRGELLNSKDAIEALKNSKIGSLGIDVYENEKDLFFEDKSNDVIKDDVFRRLSACHNVLFTGHQAFLTEEALGNIADTTLNNIKQFEQQHRSGNELI, encoded by the coding sequence ATGAAAGTTGCAGTCTTCAGCACCAAAAAATATGACCAGAACTCCTTCGAGCTGATAAATCAACACTATAACCATCATCTCGACTTCTATGATTTCCGTCTAACGCCTCAAACCGTCAAAATCGTTCAGGGCTACGACGCCGTATGTGCTTTCGTCAACGACGACTTGAGCCGACCAGTGCTCGAAGCGCTGGCAGCAAACCAGGTGAAGCTCATCGCCATGCGCTGCGCCGGTTACGACAAGGTCGATCTTGAAGCAGCAAAATCACTCGGCATTCAAGTCGTCCGTGTTCCCGCTTACTCCCCTGAAGCCATTGCCGAGCATACCCTTGGCCTCATGCTCAGCCTCAACCGCCGTATCCACCGTGCCTACCAGCGTACCCGGGATGCCAACTTTTCACTGGAGGGCCTCACGGGCTTCAACTTCCACGGTAAAACTGTCGGGGTGATAGGCACGGGGAAAATCGGCATCGCAACAATCCGTATCCTCAAGGGGCTAGGCATGAATATTCTCGCCTACGACCCATACCATAACCCCGTGGCGATTGAGCTGGGTGTCGAATACACCAATCTGGATGAAATCTACCGCCAGGCCGATGTCATCACTCTGCATTGCCCGATGACTGATGAAAACTACCACATGCTCAATGCCGAGGCGTTTGGCAAAATGCGCGATGGGGTGATGATCATCAATACCAGCCGTGGCGAGCTGCTCAACTCGAAAGATGCCATCGAGGCATTGAAAAATAGCAAAATCGGCTCCCTGGGGATTGATGTCTACGAAAATGAAAAAGATCTGTTCTTCGAGGACAAATCCAACGATGTGATTAAAGACGATGTCTTCCGTCGTTTGTCAGCTTGCCACAACGTACTCTTTACCGGCCACCAGGCTTTCCTTACTGAGGAAGCCCTTGGCAATATTGCCGATACCACCTTGAACAATATTAAGCAGTTCGAGCAGCAACATCGGTCGGGAAATGAATTGATCTAA
- a CDS encoding DNA-binding transcriptional regulator DsdC (COG0583) encodes MRLPRLTGPVLSGLHCFLIAADQMSFTRAAEILCLTQSAVSHKIKNLEDSLGVKLFIRQPRKLTLTDEGKRLKEVLALNFGDIANELRDLRTLELSGDLNVSVPPTFAQRWLLPRLNSFLEKYPALRFHLRTRNELVDFHTESFDCAIYFGNGKYTGLHVVKLMDESMVPVCSHEYAEQHDLYGNPAKLSSCMLLHDAAPWARAGKNDEWQYWAQQNGVVLPAAGCTFDRADLALQAAERGIGVAIGRASFIAEQLQSGRLVTPFTLSVPSPQHYFLVCRKEMASSPRVKAFIDWLGEVQ; translated from the coding sequence ATGCGACTACCACGTTTGACGGGGCCTGTACTTTCAGGGCTCCATTGCTTCCTTATTGCTGCCGATCAAATGAGCTTTACTCGGGCGGCTGAGATTTTATGCCTGACCCAGAGTGCAGTAAGCCACAAAATCAAAAACCTGGAAGATTCCTTGGGGGTAAAGCTGTTCATCCGCCAGCCGAGAAAGCTGACCCTGACCGACGAAGGCAAGCGACTTAAAGAAGTTTTGGCGCTTAATTTTGGTGATATTGCCAATGAGTTGAGAGACCTGAGAACGCTTGAGTTAAGTGGTGATCTCAATGTGTCGGTGCCGCCAACATTTGCTCAGCGTTGGCTGCTGCCAAGACTCAATAGCTTTTTGGAAAAATACCCGGCATTGCGTTTTCACTTGCGTACCCGCAATGAGCTGGTGGATTTCCACACCGAATCCTTTGATTGCGCGATATATTTTGGCAATGGTAAATACACAGGCTTACATGTCGTCAAGCTGATGGATGAAAGCATGGTTCCGGTCTGCAGCCATGAGTATGCTGAGCAACATGATTTATACGGTAACCCTGCCAAGTTGTCATCCTGCATGCTACTGCACGATGCCGCGCCGTGGGCCAGAGCGGGGAAAAACGATGAATGGCAATATTGGGCCCAGCAAAATGGTGTTGTCCTGCCGGCAGCCGGTTGTACGTTTGACCGAGCTGATTTAGCATTGCAGGCGGCAGAGCGGGGGATTGGCGTGGCGATTGGACGGGCGTCGTTTATTGCCGAGCAGCTCCAGTCAGGGCGCTTGGTGACCCCCTTTACCTTGTCGGTTCCATCCCCCCAACATTATTTTTTGGTATGTCGCAAGGAAATGGCAAGCTCACCCAGGGTGAAGGCATTTATTGATTGGCTTGGAGAAGTGCAATAG
- a CDS encoding hypothetical protein (COG3070), which yields MLGFRDEIFNYLREFGEFEKRSMFGGTGIFIDSAMYAIITDGALFLRGGGELDQQLTSLGCERFRHIKRSTTAVVNYYDVSRVYQQNLALCSRLVKQSIAISTSEKNYKMSGKSKRIRDLPNMRLTLERMVKKAGVPDVTSFVSLGAVEVFRKVRHSQGKDLDVKLLWMFAGAIDGCHWTLLKDDQKQRLLRDVE from the coding sequence GTGCTAGGTTTCAGGGACGAGATATTTAATTATTTACGCGAATTTGGTGAGTTTGAAAAACGCTCAATGTTTGGCGGTACAGGTATTTTCATCGACAGTGCCATGTATGCCATCATCACCGATGGAGCGTTATTCCTTCGAGGCGGTGGTGAGCTAGACCAACAGTTGACTTCGCTGGGCTGTGAGAGGTTTAGGCATATCAAACGCAGTACCACGGCCGTCGTGAATTATTATGATGTTTCTCGAGTCTATCAGCAGAATTTGGCGCTTTGCTCAAGGCTGGTTAAACAGTCTATTGCTATTTCTACCTCTGAGAAAAACTATAAAATGTCAGGAAAAAGCAAAAGGATCAGGGATTTGCCAAACATGCGCCTGACGTTGGAGAGAATGGTGAAAAAAGCGGGCGTGCCGGATGTCACCAGTTTCGTCTCTCTCGGCGCGGTGGAGGTTTTTCGCAAAGTGCGTCATAGCCAAGGCAAAGATCTAGACGTGAAGTTGCTATGGATGTTTGCCGGGGCGATTGACGGTTGCCATTGGACATTATTAAAAGATGATCAAAAACAGCGCTTATTACGTGATGTGGAATAA
- a CDS encoding hypothetical protein (COG2802) produces the protein MDLPKYAVTTIFILITNFYTTGILLGHSMNKIALYPSSTHLLPGGRAPFTLIEKRHLRMLKESLTNGTPFALCMINESEELNELKQIPAIATLCEVINFDQNDSGLLSIVVEGTQKIRLSGISVDNDGLMQGDATLYPNWQSAPLAQADQELAEKLKLFYQTMPEIGALYPAPLWGDVSWVCQRWIEVLPLEAHYKQLLIAQDTAKLTTRFLHKLFHSPEN, from the coding sequence ATGGATCTCCCAAAATATGCAGTAACCACTATCTTTATTCTTATCACTAACTTTTACACAACGGGTATTCTTTTAGGCCATAGCATGAATAAGATCGCCCTCTATCCATCAAGTACCCACCTTTTACCAGGAGGACGGGCGCCCTTTACGCTGATAGAGAAGCGTCATTTGCGGATGCTGAAAGAATCGCTGACTAATGGCACTCCATTCGCCTTGTGCATGATTAATGAATCAGAGGAATTGAACGAGCTCAAGCAGATCCCAGCTATCGCAACCCTGTGTGAAGTTATTAATTTTGATCAGAATGACTCCGGGCTGCTATCCATTGTGGTAGAGGGGACACAAAAAATCCGTCTGAGCGGAATCAGCGTTGACAACGACGGTTTGATGCAAGGTGATGCAACCTTGTACCCTAACTGGCAATCAGCTCCCCTCGCTCAGGCCGACCAAGAACTGGCAGAGAAACTCAAACTGTTTTACCAAACAATGCCCGAAATTGGTGCCTTATACCCCGCCCCCTTGTGGGGTGATGTGTCCTGGGTTTGCCAAAGGTGGATTGAAGTTTTGCCGCTGGAAGCTCACTACAAACAACTGTTGATCGCACAGGATACAGCTAAATTAACCACTCGCTTCCTGCATAAGTTATTCCATTCGCCTGAAAATTAA
- a CDS encoding hypothetical protein (COG1639), which yields MTHVSFFWLRPENDMIIKGLESEFCSLVKSAVQKDRLILPPIPSVLNKLQQLCNDDETTVRSVADLLIDDPGITAYIVKISNTMMFNRRNVVCHDIYTAVSRLGIFRVRDIITAKAIEELKLRYHFSQECNQLLKQSAIRSRQLAATMALISHGLATHEELPKKIEPEKALLAGLFADIGLFSLIHEYQAYLDSGNYLDIDIAKYVFQHSCQEASKVILKHWGFDDDYLEVATNQLLRSRSSNDDTGYLDVARMAHHLLMFKSNDDAIDEHHVELDLAGAEVMYELTNLPSQEFNQRLKTVISNSGL from the coding sequence ATGACTCACGTATCTTTTTTTTGGTTAAGACCTGAAAACGACATGATAATCAAGGGATTGGAGTCAGAATTTTGCTCTCTGGTTAAATCGGCAGTCCAAAAAGACCGGCTTATCCTTCCCCCTATCCCGTCTGTTCTCAATAAACTTCAACAGCTTTGCAATGATGACGAAACCACGGTGCGCAGTGTTGCAGACTTGCTAATCGATGATCCGGGTATTACTGCTTACATCGTGAAAATATCCAACACGATGATGTTCAATCGGCGCAATGTGGTATGTCATGATATCTACACAGCCGTTAGCCGACTGGGCATTTTTCGGGTAAGGGATATCATTACCGCCAAGGCTATCGAGGAGCTTAAACTGCGTTACCACTTCAGCCAGGAATGTAATCAGTTGCTCAAGCAAAGTGCGATACGCTCGCGGCAGTTAGCGGCCACCATGGCCCTGATCAGCCATGGCCTGGCCACTCACGAAGAGCTTCCCAAAAAAATCGAGCCGGAAAAAGCTCTACTGGCTGGACTGTTTGCTGACATTGGCCTGTTTAGCCTAATCCACGAATATCAGGCTTACCTCGATAGTGGTAACTATCTCGACATTGATATCGCTAAATATGTCTTCCAGCACAGTTGTCAAGAGGCGAGCAAGGTCATCCTCAAGCACTGGGGCTTCGACGATGACTATCTCGAAGTGGCAACCAACCAATTGTTGCGCAGCCGCTCCTCCAATGACGACACCGGCTATCTTGACGTCGCCCGTATGGCCCATCATTTATTAATGTTCAAAAGCAATGACGATGCGATCGACGAGCACCATGTCGAACTTGATCTTGCCGGGGCTGAAGTCATGTATGAACTGACCAACCTACCCTCGCAGGAATTCAACCAACGCCTCAAAACGGTTATCAGTAATAGCGGCCTGTAA